A genomic window from Neoarius graeffei isolate fNeoGra1 chromosome 5, fNeoGra1.pri, whole genome shotgun sequence includes:
- the LOC132886305 gene encoding E3 SUMO-protein ligase ZBED1-like yields MDAATKPPGLLQGKFIFKKLPNGDIDKTKVVCTLCNAELVYCRSSTSLKYHLNAKHPFANAADAGSSTETPGKSRRQTTLFECNRGKPISAALSDKLTNLLAQWIATSCRPISVVEDDGLKLVLQVATGDPSYKLPARQTIIRKIHDQYATEKAAKDEKMVEVRCVALTGDHWTSVNNDNYLGVTVHLIDASWEFHSFALGVMKTEERHFAEACARQFLDVANQWGIADKICTIGTDSAPNMVAAGRILPFEHFLCVAHVVQRAIVMSLREGGFDVALAKCRKMVRHFKHSPANSDELKVQQASLGQVQEPLVQDVPTRWNSTLEMIKRVRRNRDALHTTLSQQQNHLALPTSAEYEKLAKLEKLLEPCRYITELLGGDKYVSCSVVLPALCHLQHEMKISDDDPAYIVRFKAAFTKDLSQRREKLNLEWLKVMTALDPWFKDLKCLARADRESVWAKLCELVKGEESALQPLGEENPAPPKKKTALLLMGSDSESDEETPADNTVERYKVDPSASLDQCPLKWWSEHTAVYGKMAHIARKYLGTPATTVPCERLFFFSRPYCAEEEI; encoded by the exons ATGGATGCAGCTACGAAGCCACCGGGTTTGCTTCAGGGAAAATTCATTTTTAAGAAGCTTCCCAATGGAGACATCGACAAGACTAAGGTTGTTTGCACCTTATGCAATGCGGAATTAGTTTACTGTAGGAGTTCTACCAGTCTCAAGTACCACCTAAACGCAAAGCATCCCTTCGCTAATGCTGCTGATGCCGGGTCAAGCACTGAAACGCCGGGGAAGAGTCGCCGTCAAACTACTTTGTTTGAGTGCAACCGAGGCAAGCCCATCAGCGCAGCTCTATCAGACAAGCTAACTAATCTTCTCGCTCAGTGGATTGCCACTAGCTGCCGGCCCATCAGCGTGGTTGAGGATGATGGGCTCAAGCTTGTTCTCCAGGTGGCCACAGGTGACCCATCTTACAAACTACCTGCGAGGCAAACTATCATTAGGAAAATACATGACCAGTATGCCACAGAGAAAGCCGCAAAGGATGAGAAGATGGTAGAGGTGAGGTGTGTAGCGCTGACCGGGGACCATTGGACATCTGTCAACAACGATAACTACCTCGGCGTTACTGTGCACCTCATCGATGCTAGCTGGGAATTTCACTCCTTCGCTTTAG GTGTGATGAAAACAGAGGAGCGTCACTTTGCAGAAGCGTGTGCTAGGCAGTTTCTCGACGTCGCTAATCAGTGGGGGATAGCTGACAAAATCTGCACTATTGGAACAGACAGCGCTCCTAATATGGTAGCAGCAGGGAGGATACTGCCATTCGAGCATTTCCTGTGTGTTGCCCATGTTGTACAGAGAGCTATCGTAATGTCACTTCGAGAAGGGGGTTTTGATGTGGCACTTGCCAAGTGCCGTAAAATGGTCAGACATTTCAAACACAGTCCAGCCAACTCAGATGAGCTGAAAGTCCAGCAAGCCTCCCTTGGGCAAGTTCAGGAGCCACTCGTGCAAGATGTTCCAACACGGTGGAATTCTACCCTCGAGATGATCAAGCGCGTGAGGCGCAACAGAGACGCACTGCACACAACGCTGTCTCAACAGCAGAACCATCTGGCCCTCCCAACAAGTGCTGAATATGAAAAGTTGGCAAAGCTAGAGAAACTGCTGGAGCCATGCAG gTACATCACTGAGCTCCTTGGTGGGGATAAGTATGTATCCTGCTCTGTGGTTCTACCCGCCCTGTGCCACCTCCAGCACGAGATGAAGATCTCAGATGATGATCCGGCCTATATTGTGAGATTCAAGGCTGCCTTCACCAAGGACCTCAGTCAGCGGAGGGAGAAATTAAACCTGGAGTGGCTTAAG GTGATGACTGCTCTAGATCCATGGTTTAAGGACCTCAAGTGCTTGGCCAGAGCAGACAGGGAGTCAGTGTGGGCAAAGTTATGTGAGTTGGTGAAGGGAGAAGAATCTGCTCTGCAGCCACTCGGGGAGGAGAACCCTGCACCACCAAAGAAGAAAACAGCCCTGCTACTGATGGGATCAGACTCTGAATCAGATGAAGAAACACCAGCAGACAATACTGTGGAGAGGTACAAGGTAGACCCCAGTGCCAGTCTAGATCAGTGTCCACTGAAGTGGTGGTCGGAGCACACTGCTGTCTATGGTAAGATGGCCCACATTGCCCGTAAATACTTGGGGACTCCTGCCACAACTGTCCCATGCGAGAGACTTTTTTTCTTTAGCAGGCCATATTGTGCAGAAGAGGAGATCTAG